A part of Phoenix dactylifera cultivar Barhee BC4 chromosome 2, palm_55x_up_171113_PBpolish2nd_filt_p, whole genome shotgun sequence genomic DNA contains:
- the LOC103715478 gene encoding pentatricopeptide repeat-containing protein At1g08070, chloroplastic-like, protein MHSLPICVPTQIPKLAPMDQMIAANQPPLSPLLSFQTKPIPKPTVRHLANSPPKQTTAASTTLEQTKQLHARLIRSQFDYSNPLPGLPLAPHSSPPAQLNFLVTSYIKNSGPAAALRLYAYMRKTGTGLDNFTVPSVLKACAQLSRIRQGMEIHGFALKAGLDWDVFVHNSLMQMYSECERVDSAIRVFNEMPERDVVSWSTMIKTFTRSKSFDEAIDLVGEMFLLNIKPSDITMISMLSLFADIADLKKGRPLHTYLIKNGEAGSTNVNAITALIDMYVKCGSVSVARRVFDRMTTKSIASWSAMIAGCIRCRELEAAVELFGKMRQENVSPNEITMLSLVTECGQTGALELGKWLHACMLRNGFRMSVVLATTLVDMYCKCGDMRSAKALFDSTNEKDVMTWTAMISGYAWVNDIEEAFDLFGQMKDVDIRPNEVTMVNLLSLCAKAGALGRGRWVHAFIDKQGIESDVVLATALVDMYAKCGDIDAAYMVFSRATDKDVCMWNAMLNGLAVNGHGDKAIKLFSQMEREGIKPNDVTFIGILRACSHAGLVVEGRQFFNRMDHDYGLGPKIEHYGCMVDLLGRAGKLDEAHELINGMPFKPNVVIWGALLAACKVHKKPSLGEVAANNLLKLEPYNSGYRILLSNIYAMNHRWDEVAEVRKAMKDTGLKKTPGISSIEVNGSVHEFVMGDESHPENEKIQLMVAEMQGELKRAGYVADTSGIFLNIDEEEKETVLAYHSEKLAMAFGLIRSAPCTPIRIVKNLRVCDDCHAATKLLSKIYRRVIIVRDRNRFHRFSEGSCSCNDYW, encoded by the coding sequence ATGCATTCCCTCCCCATCTGTGTACCCACCCAAATTCCAAAGCTAGCGCCAATGGATCAAATGATAGCAGCAAACCAACCCCCCCTCTCTCCACTCCTCTCCTTCCAAACCAAACCAATCCCAAAACCCACCGTCCGCCACCTTGCAAACTCTCCTCCAAAACAAACCACCGCCGCCTCCACCACCTTGGAACAAACCAAGCAGCTGCATGCCCgcctcattagaagccaatttgatTACTCCAATCCCCTCCCTGGCCTCCCACTTGCACCCCATTCCAGCCCTCCGGCGCAACTCAATTTCCTCGTCACCTCTTACATAAAGAACAGCGGGCCGGCTGCGGCGCTGAGGCTCTATGCTTACATGCGAAAAACCGGCACCGGGCTCGATAATTTCACCGTGCCGTCGGTCCTCAAGGCTTGCGCGCAGCTCTCGAGAATCCGGCAGGGGATGGAGATCCATGGCTTTGCGCTGAAGGCTGGGTTGGATTGGGATGTCTTTGTGCATAATTCTTTGATGCAGATGTACTCAGAATGCGAACGTGTAGACTCTGCAATCAGAGTATTCAATGAAATGCCTGAGAGAGATGTAGTCTCTTGGAGTACTATGATTAAAACCTTCACGCGGAGTAAATCTTTCGATGAAGCCATTGATCTTGTTGGAGAAATGTTCCTGCTGAACATAAAGCCCAGTGACATAACAATGATAAGCATGCTCAGTCTATTTGCCGATATTGCAGATTTAAAGAAGGGAAGACCGTTGCATACTTACCTGATAAAAAATGGCGAGGCTGGATCGACAAATGTGAATGCTATCACTGCATTGATCGACATGTACGTCAAGTGCGGAAGCGTAAGTGTGGCAAGAAGGGTCTTCGACCGGATGACTACAAAGAGCATTGCATCATGGAGTGCCATGATCGCTGGATGCATTCGCTGCAGAGAGTTGGAGGCAGCAGTGGAACTCTTTGGCAAGATGCGGCAGGAGAATGTAAGTCCCAATGAGATCACAATGCTGAGCCTGGTTACAGAATGCGGGCAGACAGGGGCCTTGGAACTGGGCAAATGGCTCCACGCCTGCATGCTTCGAAATGGATTCAGGATGTCAGTAGTTTTGGCCACGACATTGGTTGATATGTACTGCAAGTGTGGCGATATGAGGAGTGCAAAAGCATTGTTCGATAGCACGAATGAAAAGGATGTAATGACATGGACTGCCATGATTTCAGGGTATGCATGGGTCAATGATATCGAAGAGGCTTTTGATCTCTTTGGACAGATGAAGGATGTAGACATAAGGCCGAATGAAGTGACAATGGTTAACCTTCTGTCTTTATGTGCCAAGGCCGGAGCTCTTGGCCGTGGAAGATGGGTTCATGCCTTCATAGACAAGCAAGGAATAGAATCAGATGTTGTGCTTGCCACTGCCTTAGTAGATATGTATGCAAAATGTGGGGACATAGATGCAGCTTATATGGTGTTTTCTAGAGCTACTGATAAAGATGTGTGCATGTGGAATGCAATGCTGAATGGGCTAGCAGTGAATGGTCATGGAGATAAAGCAATCAAACTATTTTCCCAAATGGAAAGGGAGGGGATCAAACCCAATGATGTCACTTTCATTGGAATATTGCGTGCATGCAGCCATGCAGGACTAGTGGTTGAGGGTAGACAATTCTTTAACCGAATGGATCATGACTATGGACTGGGTCCAAAGATTGAGCATTATGGATGCATGGTGGACCTCCTTGGCCGAGCTGGAAAACTTGATGAGGCACATGAATTGATAAATGGAATGCCCTTCAAGCCAAATGTGGTGATATGGGGGGCACTTCTTGCTGCATGTAAGGTTCATAAAAAACCCAGTTTAGGGGAAGTGGCAGCCAATAATCTTCTCAAGCTAGAGCCTTATAACAGCGGGTACAGAATTCTTCTTTCAAATATTTATGCAATGAATCATAGATGGGATGAGGTTGCAGAGGTGAGGAAAGCTATGAAGGACACAGGACTTAAGAAGACACCTGGGATCAGCTCGATTGAGGTGAATGGGTCAGTTCATGAGTTTGTGATGGGGGATGAGTCACACCCAGAAAATGAGAAGATTCAGCTGATGGTGGCCGAGATGCAAGGGGAGTTGAAACGGGCAGGTTATGTTGCTGACACCTCAGGCATCTTTCTTAACATagatgaggaggagaaggaaactGTTCTTGCCTATCACAGTGAGAAACTTGCTATGGCTTTTGGTCTCATTAGGTCAGCTCCATGTACGCCTATTCGGATTGTGAAGAACCTTCGGGTTTGTGATGACTGCCATGCTGCTACGAAGCTTCTCTCCAAGATATACCGCAGAGTGATAATTGTACGGGATCGGAACCGCTTTCACCGCTTCAGTGAAGGCTCCTGTTCGTGCAACGATTATTGGTAA